In the Bordetella genomosp. 10 genome, one interval contains:
- a CDS encoding Dabb family protein, whose translation MIRHVVLFRKRADVAKDAKLEAALAGRMTALGSEIPVIRSWRVAANELQRPISWDYVLETEVDDATALDAYLFHPLHQALIADLKPYFEWAAVDYTV comes from the coding sequence ATGATCCGCCACGTCGTGCTGTTCCGCAAACGGGCCGACGTGGCCAAGGATGCCAAGCTGGAGGCCGCGCTGGCCGGCCGCATGACCGCGCTGGGCAGCGAAATTCCCGTGATCCGCTCGTGGCGCGTGGCGGCCAATGAACTGCAGCGTCCTATAAGCTGGGACTACGTCCTGGAAACCGAAGTCGACGATGCGACGGCCTTGGACGCATACCTGTTTCATCCCCTGCACCAGGCCTTGATTGCCGACCTGAAGCCGTATTTCGAATGGGCGGCGGTGGATTACACCGTGTGA
- a CDS encoding sigma-70 family RNA polymerase sigma factor has translation MQPAELSMQEEVRALYVDHHGWLFGWLRRRLGNAADAADLAHDAFVRLMAKSAPARFSSAGEARGYLRTTAQNLCINLWHRQEIERAWLETLAARPEASYPSAERQAMVLQALYEIGAMLRALPEKTGQAFVLTVACRMTDAEVAAELGVSDRTARRYVAQAMLECLKLRARHALSEPRQDGRG, from the coding sequence ATGCAGCCAGCCGAACTTTCCATGCAGGAGGAAGTGCGAGCCCTCTACGTCGACCATCACGGTTGGCTGTTCGGATGGCTGCGCCGGCGCCTGGGAAACGCGGCGGACGCCGCCGACCTGGCGCACGACGCCTTTGTCCGGCTGATGGCCAAGTCCGCGCCGGCGCGTTTCAGCTCGGCCGGGGAAGCGCGCGGCTACCTGCGCACGACGGCGCAGAACCTGTGCATCAATCTCTGGCATCGCCAGGAGATAGAACGCGCATGGCTGGAAACGCTGGCTGCCCGGCCCGAGGCCAGCTACCCCTCCGCCGAGCGCCAGGCCATGGTGCTGCAAGCGCTGTACGAGATCGGCGCCATGCTGCGCGCCCTGCCCGAGAAGACCGGCCAGGCCTTCGTGCTGACCGTGGCCTGCCGGATGACCGACGCGGAGGTCGCCGCCGAGCTGGGCGTATCGGACCGCACCGCGCGGCGCTACGTGGCGCAGGCGATGCTGGAATGCCTCAAGCTGCGCGCCCGCCACGCCCTGTCCGAGCCGCGGCAGGACGGGCGCGGCTGA
- a CDS encoding IclR family transcriptional regulator domain-containing protein, with translation MVTTPGEGTGSLEKALDLLDAIGAAPEGLGQSELAELLGLPRTTVYRLLATLVARGLLRRDPLRKVYCLGFRCFEMARQAYAMPDLVAAAAMELRLLRDLTGETTYLAALDGREVISLERCDGAHSRRSAAALGERKPVHCTSQGKAILSAMPDEARERFVRDATLKAMTPLTITDRRRLHAELRITRSRGYAIDDEEIVLGVRCVGAPVVDGSGQVRGAISVAGPAYRLTRERLELLGPEVAEAARRVGAQLPALGPDTTPGTEAAVMAVPGPWAFRGAHPLWSADGSRLWWADTLAPSVRLYANGEDREIAMLESPIVGLVRDGDGVIALHERGAQRIGPDGASTALEGWLAGQPLAICNGDAGAIWAAVGLPEAGAAIGLRRGDGALDVQWRIGEPVQCLAWNAGDGCLYAATPASGAILMMRPGHPAVRRLATLPRGSGRIGGLAFDAQGGVWTALGDGWSVIRIAQDGQLDRVVGLPVPCATDLACVTVSEASATQAMNAMNATNATNATDPGNTFNATNTANATDGPANPSPPGPRQRLAITTERQSVSIDALGSAPLSGRLLLLDL, from the coding sequence ATGGTTACCACCCCCGGCGAAGGCACCGGTTCTCTCGAGAAAGCGCTCGACCTGCTCGATGCGATCGGCGCCGCGCCCGAGGGCCTGGGCCAAAGCGAACTGGCCGAGCTGCTGGGACTGCCGCGGACCACTGTGTATCGGCTGCTGGCGACCTTGGTGGCGCGCGGCCTGCTGCGGCGCGATCCCTTGCGCAAGGTGTATTGCCTGGGCTTCCGTTGTTTCGAGATGGCGCGCCAGGCCTATGCCATGCCGGACCTGGTGGCGGCCGCCGCGATGGAGCTGCGCCTGCTGCGCGATCTCACCGGCGAGACGACTTATCTCGCCGCCCTGGACGGGCGCGAAGTGATTTCGCTGGAGCGCTGCGACGGCGCGCACAGCCGGCGCTCGGCCGCCGCCCTGGGCGAACGCAAGCCCGTGCATTGCACCAGCCAGGGCAAGGCCATCCTGTCGGCCATGCCGGACGAGGCGCGCGAACGCTTCGTGCGCGACGCCACGCTCAAGGCTATGACGCCTTTGACCATCACCGACCGCCGCCGCCTTCATGCGGAATTGCGCATCACGCGCTCGCGCGGCTACGCCATCGACGACGAGGAAATCGTGCTGGGCGTGCGCTGCGTCGGCGCGCCCGTGGTGGACGGCAGCGGGCAGGTGCGCGGCGCCATCAGCGTCGCCGGGCCTGCCTACCGCCTGACCCGCGAGCGGCTGGAGCTATTGGGGCCCGAGGTGGCCGAGGCGGCGCGCCGCGTCGGCGCGCAACTGCCGGCGCTCGGACCGGACACGACGCCCGGGACGGAGGCCGCGGTGATGGCCGTGCCGGGGCCGTGGGCGTTCCGCGGCGCGCATCCGCTGTGGTCGGCCGACGGATCGCGCTTGTGGTGGGCCGATACGCTGGCGCCTTCGGTCCGCTTGTATGCGAACGGCGAGGATCGCGAGATCGCCATGCTGGAGTCGCCCATCGTGGGCCTGGTGCGGGACGGCGACGGCGTCATTGCCCTGCACGAACGCGGCGCCCAGCGCATCGGGCCGGACGGCGCGAGCACGGCGCTGGAGGGATGGCTCGCCGGCCAGCCCCTGGCCATCTGCAATGGCGACGCGGGCGCGATCTGGGCGGCCGTGGGCTTGCCGGAGGCGGGCGCGGCCATCGGCCTGCGGCGCGGCGACGGCGCGCTGGACGTGCAATGGCGCATCGGCGAGCCCGTGCAATGCCTGGCGTGGAACGCGGGCGACGGGTGCCTGTATGCGGCCACGCCCGCGTCCGGCGCCATCCTGATGATGCGGCCGGGCCACCCGGCGGTGCGCCGCCTGGCGACTTTGCCGCGCGGCTCCGGCCGCATCGGCGGCCTGGCCTTCGACGCGCAGGGCGGGGTATGGACGGCGCTCGGCGATGGGTGGTCGGTGATACGGATCGCGCAGGATGGGCAACTGGACCGGGTGGTGGGCCTGCCCGTGCCGTGCGCCACGGACCTTGCGTGCGTGACGGTGAGCGAGGCAAGCGCGACGCAGGCGATGAATGCAATGAATGCGACGAATGCGACGAATGCCACCGATCCTGGCAACACCTTCAACGCCACCAATACCGCAAACGCAACGGACGGACCCGCCAACCCCTCACCCCCAGGCCCCCGCCAACGCCTGGCGATCACCACCGAACGCCAGAGCGTGTCGATCGACGCGCTGGGCAGCGCGCCCCTTTCAGGCCGCCTGTTGCTGCTCGATCTGTGA
- a CDS encoding nuclear transport factor 2 family protein, giving the protein MTTSEYTPQYYAALIRRYFDACNAADYDALVGCFTPDAVHYFPAGLPDVPWRGADAIARKWVWCVETLGSQWTIERIIVSHDSPEAMIEWTHWKNKSGTALRGAEWYDFDPATGKIAEIRAYYASPADKSAAINELVDFDYAGRGYHLKSASEAQR; this is encoded by the coding sequence ATGACCACTTCCGAATACACCCCCCAATACTACGCCGCCCTGATCCGCCGTTACTTCGACGCCTGCAACGCGGCGGACTACGACGCCCTGGTCGGCTGCTTCACGCCGGACGCCGTCCACTACTTCCCCGCCGGCCTGCCCGACGTCCCCTGGCGCGGCGCCGACGCCATCGCCCGCAAATGGGTATGGTGCGTGGAAACGCTGGGATCGCAATGGACCATCGAACGCATCATCGTCAGCCACGACTCGCCCGAGGCGATGATCGAGTGGACGCACTGGAAGAACAAGAGCGGCACGGCGCTGCGCGGCGCCGAATGGTACGACTTCGATCCCGCGACGGGAAAGATCGCCGAGATACGGGCCTACTACGCCTCGCCGGCGGACAAGTCGGCCGCCATCAACGAGCTGGTGGATTTCGATTACGCCGGCCGCGGCTATCACCTCAAGAGCGCATCGGAGGCCCAGCGATGA
- a CDS encoding NADP-dependent isocitrate dehydrogenase → MSTTSKIIYTLTDEAPALATYSLLPIVQAFTRPSGVVLETRDISLAGRIVAVFPEYLTDAQKQSDALAELGQLATRPEANIIKLPNISASIPQLKAAIKELQAQGYKLPDYPDEVKNDTDKDVKARYDKVKGSAVNPVLREGNSDRRAPLSVKNYARKHPHKMGAWTADSKSHVSHMESGDFFGSEKSALIADAGNVKIELVGKDGAATVLKEKTPVKVGEVIDASVLSKKALRSFLEKEVADAKAKGVLFSVHLKATMMKVSDPIIFGHAVSVFYKDVLTKHADALKQVGFDPNNGIGDLYAKLKDLPAAKQAEIEADIKALYADHPQLAMVNSDKGITNLHVPSDVIVDASMPAMIRDSGRMWGPDGQLHDTKAVIPDRCYAGVYQAVIEDCKKNGPFDPVTMGSVPNVGLMAQAAEEYGSHDKTFQIPADGVVRVTDGAGKVLLEQPVETGDIFRMCQTKDAPVQDWVKLAVSRARATGVPAVFWLDKNRAHDAQLIAKVERYLKDHDTKGLDIRILSPVEATKFSLERIRAGKDTISVTGNVLRDYLTDLFPIMELGTSAKMLSIVPLMAGGGLFETGAGGSAPKHVQQFVEEGFLRWDSLGEFMALAASLEHLGNTYKNAKANVLAKTLDAATGKFLDNDKSPARKVGGLDNRGSHFYLALYWAQALAEQTEDKDLQAKFAPVAKALTENEAKIVQELAATQGKPVDIGGYYRPDTGKTSKAMRPSATLNAVLESIGA, encoded by the coding sequence ATGTCTACTACGTCGAAGATCATTTACACCCTCACTGACGAAGCGCCGGCGCTGGCAACGTATTCGCTGTTGCCCATCGTCCAGGCCTTCACCCGCCCCTCCGGCGTCGTGCTGGAGACGCGCGATATTTCGCTGGCGGGCCGCATCGTCGCCGTTTTCCCCGAGTACCTGACCGACGCCCAGAAGCAGTCGGACGCGCTGGCCGAGCTGGGCCAACTGGCCACCCGTCCCGAAGCCAACATCATCAAGCTGCCCAACATCAGCGCCTCGATCCCGCAGTTGAAGGCCGCGATCAAGGAACTGCAGGCGCAGGGCTACAAGCTGCCGGACTACCCGGACGAGGTCAAGAACGACACCGACAAGGACGTCAAGGCCCGCTACGACAAGGTCAAGGGCAGCGCCGTGAATCCCGTGCTGCGCGAAGGCAACTCCGACCGCCGCGCGCCGCTGTCGGTCAAGAACTATGCCCGCAAGCATCCCCACAAGATGGGCGCCTGGACCGCCGACTCCAAGTCGCACGTCTCCCACATGGAAAGCGGCGACTTCTTCGGCAGTGAAAAGTCGGCCCTGATCGCCGACGCCGGCAACGTCAAGATCGAACTGGTCGGCAAGGACGGCGCCGCCACGGTGCTGAAGGAAAAGACCCCGGTCAAGGTCGGCGAAGTCATCGACGCCTCGGTGCTGAGCAAGAAGGCCCTGCGCAGCTTCCTGGAAAAGGAAGTCGCCGACGCCAAGGCCAAGGGCGTGCTGTTCTCGGTGCACCTGAAGGCCACCATGATGAAGGTCTCCGACCCCATCATCTTCGGCCACGCCGTGTCCGTGTTCTACAAGGACGTGCTGACCAAGCACGCCGACGCGCTCAAGCAGGTCGGTTTCGACCCCAACAACGGCATCGGCGACCTGTACGCCAAGCTGAAGGACCTGCCGGCCGCCAAGCAGGCTGAAATCGAAGCCGACATCAAGGCCCTGTACGCCGACCATCCGCAACTGGCCATGGTCAACTCGGACAAGGGCATCACCAACCTGCACGTGCCCAGCGACGTCATCGTCGACGCGTCCATGCCGGCCATGATCCGCGACTCCGGCCGCATGTGGGGCCCGGACGGCCAACTGCACGACACCAAGGCCGTGATTCCGGACCGCTGCTACGCCGGCGTCTACCAGGCCGTCATCGAGGACTGCAAGAAGAACGGTCCCTTCGATCCGGTCACCATGGGCAGCGTGCCCAACGTCGGCCTGATGGCCCAGGCCGCCGAGGAATACGGTTCGCACGACAAGACCTTCCAGATCCCGGCCGACGGCGTGGTGCGCGTCACCGACGGCGCCGGCAAGGTGCTGCTGGAGCAGCCCGTCGAAACCGGCGACATCTTCCGCATGTGCCAGACCAAGGACGCCCCGGTGCAGGACTGGGTCAAGCTGGCCGTCTCGCGCGCCCGCGCCACCGGCGTCCCGGCCGTGTTCTGGCTGGACAAGAACCGCGCCCACGACGCCCAGCTCATCGCCAAGGTCGAGCGCTACCTGAAGGACCACGACACCAAGGGCCTGGACATCCGCATCCTGTCGCCGGTCGAGGCTACCAAGTTCTCGCTGGAACGCATCCGCGCCGGCAAGGACACCATCTCGGTGACCGGCAACGTGCTGCGCGATTACCTGACCGACCTGTTCCCCATCATGGAACTGGGCACCAGCGCCAAGATGCTGTCCATCGTTCCGCTGATGGCGGGCGGCGGCCTGTTCGAGACCGGCGCGGGCGGTTCGGCGCCCAAGCACGTGCAGCAGTTCGTCGAGGAAGGCTTCCTGCGCTGGGATTCGCTGGGTGAATTCATGGCCCTGGCCGCTTCGCTGGAGCACCTGGGCAACACCTACAAGAACGCCAAGGCCAACGTGCTGGCCAAGACCCTGGACGCCGCCACCGGCAAGTTCCTGGACAACGACAAGTCGCCCGCCCGCAAGGTCGGCGGCCTGGACAACCGCGGCAGCCACTTCTACCTGGCGCTCTACTGGGCCCAGGCCCTGGCCGAGCAGACCGAGGACAAGGACCTGCAGGCGAAGTTCGCGCCGGTGGCCAAGGCCCTGACCGAGAACGAAGCCAAGATCGTCCAGGAACTGGCCGCCACGCAGGGCAAGCCGGTGGACATCGGCGGCTACTACCGTCCCGACACCGGCAAGACCAGCAAGGCCATGCGCCCCAGCGCCACGCTGAACGCGGTGCTGGAGTCGATCGGCGCGTAA
- a CDS encoding GntR family transcriptional regulator produces MPSARDLVYGELRRRLMAGAFLPGEKLREERIAKELDVSRTPVRQAIERLEADGLVKRDGRRGTVVLGWLDRDIDEAFALRLLLEPYAAGVAAQRATPEQIDELEAINRGMKEAAESDDADRVDRVQKLNNRFHHALLAAAQSARVRSLVDSLLDLPIIIGSFYFYSREDMLRSVEHHRDIIAALRAGDAAHAETAMRFHLSATHLLFRGQRKGKAPARG; encoded by the coding sequence ATGCCCAGCGCCCGCGACCTGGTTTATGGAGAATTACGCCGCCGCCTGATGGCGGGCGCTTTCCTGCCCGGTGAAAAGCTGCGCGAGGAACGCATCGCGAAGGAACTGGATGTCAGCCGCACGCCGGTGCGCCAGGCCATCGAGCGCCTGGAGGCCGACGGCCTGGTCAAGCGCGACGGCCGGCGCGGGACGGTGGTGCTGGGCTGGCTGGACCGCGATATCGACGAGGCGTTCGCGCTGCGGCTGCTGCTCGAACCCTATGCCGCCGGCGTGGCCGCGCAGCGCGCCACCCCGGAGCAGATCGACGAGCTGGAAGCCATCAACCGCGGCATGAAAGAAGCCGCCGAATCGGACGACGCCGACCGCGTGGACCGGGTGCAGAAGCTCAACAACCGTTTTCATCATGCCCTGCTGGCGGCGGCGCAATCGGCGCGCGTGCGCTCGCTGGTGGACAGCCTGCTCGACCTGCCCATCATCATCGGCTCCTTCTACTTCTACAGCCGCGAGGACATGCTGCGCAGCGTGGAGCACCACCGCGACATCATCGCCGCCTTGCGGGCGGGCGACGCGGCGCACGCCGAGACCGCCATGCGCTTTCACCTGTCGGCGACCCACCTGCTGTTTCGCGGCCAGCGCAAGGGAAAGGCGCCGGCCAGGGGCTGA
- a CDS encoding TonB-dependent receptor: MSRLSQSALAWTAPLLVFASAAACAGWASDAQAQARPAPRSGPQANSARDYDIPAGPLRDALLRFSAAAGVYLVGASEQAQGKASPGLRGRYTTDAGFAALLAGTGLEAYRQPDGSYGLRPAPPAPAAVATLEPVTVTAGRDHALPPPYAGGQIAAGGRLGFLGNKDVMDTPFNSVTYTESLIRDQQAKSVSDVLANNPSVRIFYPDNDGSTDFFIRGNKVSQLDIAYDGLYGIGTPGIESIERIDVLIGANALLNGLGPIGGVGGMINQVPKNALETPLNRISFGYISTGQFGTTVDLSRRLGPDNHFGIRFTGAYRDGDMAGDHQSQKVGTATLALDWRGENVRLSTHFGYRENDTQSPARTTYLLSNAFHIPAPPDDPRRNWQNDWSYDNTRTTFATARGEVDITPDVTAYAAVGGSRFREEQLFSNTFLLDGDGNIAQRQVYWPLYRDSVSAEAGVRGTLHTGSVKHDWSVAVSGMHVSNGIAQNVLATTYSNIYDPVFISKPSIAGLARAGDVPKTGETSLSGIAVADTLSFAGDKVQLTLGARQQNVNAKSFSDTTGEQLTRYDKSAVTYAAGLNLRPTRKLSLYANYIEGLQQGGTVPAGYANSGSVLRPFLSKQYEVGAKYDFGGLLATLSAYQVTTPNGQADGLVYTSDGKQKTKGLELNVYGEVTRDVRVLGGMALIDARQTRTANGANDGKKVNGASDVQVNLGAEWDPGILPGLTLSGRGIYTGPQYIDAGNQQSIPSWIRYDAGLRYQTTLAGRQTVVRFNVENIANKSYWIGGQGYLMQGRPRTYMLSVSVDM, translated from the coding sequence ATGTCCCGACTTTCCCAGAGCGCCCTGGCCTGGACGGCGCCGCTGCTCGTGTTCGCGAGCGCCGCCGCATGCGCCGGCTGGGCATCCGACGCGCAAGCGCAGGCGCGTCCCGCGCCCCGTTCCGGCCCCCAGGCGAACAGCGCCCGGGATTACGACATCCCGGCGGGTCCCCTGCGCGACGCGCTGCTGCGGTTCTCGGCAGCCGCCGGCGTCTATCTCGTCGGCGCCAGCGAACAGGCCCAAGGCAAGGCCAGTCCGGGACTCAGGGGCAGGTACACCACCGACGCGGGCTTCGCCGCATTGCTCGCGGGCACGGGGCTGGAGGCCTACCGGCAGCCTGACGGCAGCTATGGACTGCGCCCGGCGCCGCCCGCGCCGGCGGCGGTGGCCACGCTGGAACCCGTCACCGTCACCGCCGGCCGGGACCATGCGCTGCCGCCGCCCTACGCGGGCGGCCAGATCGCCGCGGGCGGCCGCCTGGGTTTCCTCGGCAACAAGGACGTCATGGACACGCCGTTCAACAGCGTCACCTACACCGAGAGCCTGATCCGGGACCAGCAGGCCAAGTCGGTATCGGACGTGCTGGCGAACAATCCTTCGGTGCGCATCTTCTATCCCGACAACGACGGATCGACCGACTTCTTCATCCGCGGCAACAAGGTATCGCAGCTCGACATCGCCTACGACGGCCTGTACGGCATCGGGACGCCCGGCATCGAATCGATAGAACGCATCGACGTCCTGATCGGCGCCAACGCCCTGCTCAATGGCCTGGGGCCGATAGGCGGCGTGGGCGGGATGATCAACCAGGTGCCCAAGAACGCCCTGGAGACGCCCTTGAACCGGATTTCATTCGGCTATATCTCCACGGGCCAGTTCGGCACCACGGTCGACCTGAGCCGCCGCCTCGGCCCGGACAATCATTTCGGCATCCGCTTCACCGGCGCCTACCGCGACGGCGACATGGCGGGCGACCATCAATCCCAGAAGGTGGGAACGGCGACCCTGGCACTGGATTGGCGAGGCGAGAACGTGCGCCTGTCCACCCACTTCGGCTATCGGGAAAACGACACGCAGTCGCCGGCCCGCACCACCTACCTGCTCTCCAACGCTTTCCACATTCCCGCGCCGCCGGACGACCCGAGACGCAATTGGCAGAACGACTGGTCTTACGACAATACGCGGACGACGTTCGCGACGGCCCGCGGCGAGGTCGACATCACGCCCGACGTCACCGCCTATGCCGCGGTCGGCGGCTCGCGGTTCCGGGAGGAACAGTTGTTCTCCAACACCTTCCTGCTGGACGGCGACGGCAACATCGCGCAGCGCCAGGTGTATTGGCCGCTGTACCGCGACAGCGTCTCCGCCGAAGCCGGCGTGCGGGGCACGCTGCATACGGGCAGCGTGAAGCATGACTGGTCGGTCGCGGTATCCGGGATGCACGTGAGCAACGGCATTGCGCAGAACGTGCTGGCGACCACCTATTCCAATATCTACGACCCGGTTTTCATTTCCAAGCCCAGCATCGCCGGTCTGGCTCGCGCCGGCGACGTCCCCAAGACCGGGGAAACCTCGCTGTCCGGGATCGCCGTGGCCGATACGCTGTCCTTCGCCGGGGACAAGGTCCAGTTGACCCTGGGCGCGCGGCAGCAGAACGTGAACGCCAAGTCCTTCTCGGACACCACGGGCGAGCAGCTCACCCGCTACGACAAGAGCGCCGTCACGTATGCGGCGGGCCTGAACCTGCGGCCGACGCGGAAGCTGTCGCTGTACGCGAACTATATCGAGGGCCTCCAGCAAGGCGGCACGGTGCCCGCCGGATACGCGAACAGCGGCTCGGTCCTGCGGCCCTTCTTGTCGAAACAGTATGAGGTCGGCGCCAAGTACGACTTCGGCGGCCTGCTGGCGACCTTGAGCGCCTACCAGGTCACCACGCCGAACGGCCAGGCCGACGGGCTGGTCTATACGTCCGACGGCAAGCAGAAGACCAAGGGACTGGAGCTCAACGTCTACGGCGAAGTCACGCGCGACGTGCGCGTGCTGGGCGGCATGGCCCTGATAGACGCGCGCCAGACCCGCACCGCCAACGGCGCCAACGACGGCAAGAAAGTGAACGGGGCGTCGGACGTGCAGGTCAATCTCGGCGCCGAGTGGGACCCGGGCATCCTGCCCGGCCTGACGCTCAGCGGCCGGGGCATATACACGGGGCCTCAATATATCGACGCCGGCAACCAGCAGTCCATACCGAGCTGGATCCGCTACGACGCCGGCCTGCGCTACCAGACCACGCTCGCCGGCCGCCAGACCGTCGTCCGCTTCAACGTCGAGAACATCGCCAACAAGAGCTACTGGATAGGCGGGCAAGGCTATCTGATGCAAGGCCGCCCGCGCACCTATATGTTGTCGGTCAGCGTCGATATGTAG
- a CDS encoding FecR domain-containing protein, with protein MSGNALASESRFSQTQAPSHAVLEQAAEWYALLCSQHVNDSDKARWQEWLRAAAEHRTAWRYVEDIGSRFAPLQEAGDARLAADALTQANTRFRRRRRALAGIAVTGGAGALAWLAWRNALLPDAILAWAADYRTGVGAQRDVVLSDGTRIWLNTASAIDVSYTADRRLVTLVAGEIFIATAADRARPFLVDTAQGRLRALGTRFNVLQDNGQTRMAVYEGAVEIRTKSTRAVTVIEAGRQAVFTRDAVTQTSPADAAREAWTSGLLVARDLSLREVVAELRRYRNGHIGLADEIAGLKVYGNFPVRDTDHALAMLATALPIRVHRTLPWWVSIEPRR; from the coding sequence ATGTCCGGAAATGCTCTCGCTTCGGAGTCGCGCTTTTCCCAAACGCAGGCGCCCTCGCACGCCGTCCTGGAACAAGCCGCCGAGTGGTACGCGCTGCTCTGTTCCCAACATGTGAACGACAGCGATAAAGCCCGGTGGCAGGAATGGCTGCGCGCGGCCGCCGAGCACCGCACCGCGTGGCGCTACGTGGAAGACATCGGCAGCCGCTTCGCGCCGCTCCAGGAAGCGGGCGATGCGCGGCTGGCCGCCGACGCCTTGACGCAGGCCAACACGCGGTTTCGCCGGCGCCGCCGCGCGCTGGCCGGCATCGCGGTGACGGGCGGCGCCGGCGCGCTGGCATGGCTTGCCTGGCGCAATGCGCTGCTGCCGGACGCGATACTGGCATGGGCCGCCGACTATCGCACCGGCGTCGGGGCGCAGCGGGACGTGGTCCTGAGCGACGGCACGCGGATCTGGCTGAACACGGCGAGCGCCATCGACGTGTCCTACACCGCCGACCGGCGCCTGGTCACCCTGGTGGCGGGAGAGATCTTCATCGCCACGGCCGCGGATCGCGCGCGGCCCTTCCTGGTGGACACCGCGCAAGGCCGGCTGCGCGCATTGGGCACGCGGTTCAACGTGCTGCAGGACAACGGCCAGACCCGCATGGCCGTGTACGAGGGCGCCGTCGAAATCCGCACGAAATCGACCCGGGCCGTGACCGTCATCGAGGCGGGCCGCCAGGCCGTCTTCACCCGCGACGCCGTGACGCAGACCTCGCCGGCCGACGCCGCCCGCGAGGCATGGACCAGCGGCCTGCTGGTGGCGCGCGATCTATCGCTGCGCGAAGTCGTGGCCGAACTGCGCCGTTACCGCAACGGCCATATCGGACTGGCGGACGAAATCGCCGGCCTGAAGGTGTATGGAAACTTCCCCGTGCGCGACACCGATCACGCGCTCGCCATGCTGGCCACGGCGCTTCCCATCCGCGTCCATCGGACGCTGCCGTGGTGGGTCAGCATCGAACCTCGCCGATAA
- a CDS encoding ribonuclease activity regulator RraA produces the protein MTNAAPPLKVIPQREPAPYVPDAVLDRLAKATSGSLTTQLYIKGIRQPVLHGLKPLNKKIKPFAGRAYTMRFVPAREDIDCYGNLTTTPSADNLQWVGVEQLEPGHVLVIDSNKDGRAASMGNMLVTRMMMRGARGVVTDGTFRDGTELSNMDFPVWSTGVTATTRLSYHHVADLQVPIGCAGVAIYPGDVIHGDGDNITVIPAHMAEEMADLCEKRDDIEAYLALRVQAGEALWGLYPPSDATRAQYKQWVAGGRPAIPAARPAGSR, from the coding sequence ATGACAAACGCAGCGCCCCCCTTGAAGGTCATTCCGCAACGCGAGCCGGCGCCCTACGTGCCAGACGCCGTGCTCGACCGCCTGGCCAAGGCAACCAGCGGTTCCCTGACCACCCAGCTCTACATCAAGGGCATCCGCCAGCCGGTGCTGCATGGCCTGAAACCCCTGAACAAGAAGATCAAGCCTTTCGCCGGCCGCGCCTACACCATGCGCTTCGTGCCCGCGCGCGAGGACATCGACTGCTACGGCAACCTGACCACCACGCCCAGCGCCGACAACCTGCAATGGGTGGGCGTGGAGCAACTGGAGCCCGGCCACGTGCTGGTGATCGACAGCAACAAGGACGGCCGCGCCGCCTCCATGGGCAATATGCTCGTGACCCGCATGATGATGCGCGGCGCGCGCGGCGTGGTGACCGACGGCACGTTCCGCGACGGCACCGAGTTGAGCAATATGGACTTTCCGGTCTGGAGCACCGGCGTCACGGCCACCACCCGCCTGAGCTACCACCACGTCGCCGACCTCCAGGTGCCCATCGGCTGCGCCGGCGTGGCGATCTATCCCGGCGACGTGATCCACGGCGACGGCGACAACATCACCGTCATTCCCGCCCACATGGCCGAGGAAATGGCCGACCTGTGCGAGAAGCGCGACGACATCGAAGCGTATCTGGCGCTGCGCGTGCAGGCCGGCGAAGCGCTGTGGGGACTGTACCCGCCGAGCGACGCGACGCGCGCGCAGTACAAGCAGTGGGTGGCCGGGGGCCGGCCCGCCATCCCCGCCGCGCGTCCGGCCGGCAGCCGCTGA